A window of Pantoea agglomerans contains these coding sequences:
- a CDS encoding YajQ family cyclic di-GMP-binding protein: MPSFDIVSEIDMQEVRNAVENANRELTTRFDFRNVSASFELNEKSETIKVTSESDFQVKQLVDMLREKMLKRGIEGAALDIPEEIEHSGKSWSVDAKMKKGIETEVAKKIVKLIKDSKLKVQTQIQGDSLRVTGKSRDDLQGAMALVRGGNLGQPFQFKNFRD, encoded by the coding sequence ATGCCATCTTTCGATATCGTTTCAGAAATCGACATGCAGGAAGTCCGCAACGCGGTCGAAAATGCCAACCGTGAATTAACGACCCGCTTCGATTTTCGCAACGTGAGCGCCAGTTTTGAGCTCAACGAAAAGAGTGAAACCATCAAAGTAACCAGCGAGTCCGATTTTCAGGTGAAACAGCTGGTGGATATGCTGCGTGAGAAGATGCTCAAGCGCGGCATTGAGGGCGCCGCGCTCGATATCCCAGAGGAGATCGAGCACAGCGGTAAGAGCTGGAGCGTCGATGCCAAAATGAAAAAAGGGATTGAGACTGAGGTCGCGAAAAAAATCGTTAAGCTGATCAAAGACAGCAAGCTGAAAGTGCAGACGCAGATTCAGGGCGATTCACTGCGCGTTACCGGCAAGTCGCGCGACGATTTGCAGGGGGCGATGGCGCTGGTGCGCGGCGGCAATCTTGGCCAGCCGTTCCAGTTCAAGAATTTCCGCGATTAA
- the xseB gene encoding exodeoxyribonuclease VII small subunit, protein MPKKAEQPASFETSLQQLEQIVSRLESGELPLEEALNEFERGVQLARNGQQTLQQAEQRVRILLSDDKDADLSPFTPEKE, encoded by the coding sequence ATGCCGAAAAAAGCCGAACAGCCCGCTAGTTTTGAAACCTCCTTACAGCAGCTGGAGCAGATCGTCAGCCGGCTGGAGAGCGGCGAACTGCCGCTGGAAGAGGCGCTGAATGAGTTTGAGCGCGGCGTACAGCTGGCGCGCAACGGTCAGCAAACATTACAACAGGCCGAGCAGCGCGTACGCATTCTGCTCAGCGACGATAAAGACGCCGATCTCAGCCCCTTCACGCCGGAAAAAGAGTAA
- the pgpA gene encoding phosphatidylglycerophosphatase A, translating into MSNPWHLLATGFGSGLSPYVPGTMGSLAAIPFWWLMARLPQDLYSLIVLLGISLGVYICHRTAKDMGVHDHGSIVWDEFIGMWITLMAIPANSWQWVLAGFVVFRIFDMWKPWPIRWFDRNVHGGMGIMVDDIIAGVISAALLYAAGVWLGA; encoded by the coding sequence ATGAGCAACCCCTGGCATCTGCTCGCCACTGGTTTCGGCAGCGGGTTGAGTCCTTACGTGCCGGGCACCATGGGGTCGCTGGCGGCGATCCCGTTCTGGTGGCTGATGGCGCGGCTGCCGCAGGATCTCTATTCGCTGATTGTGCTGCTGGGCATTAGCCTTGGCGTCTATATCTGTCACCGCACCGCCAAAGATATGGGGGTGCACGATCACGGCAGCATCGTCTGGGATGAGTTTATCGGCATGTGGATTACGCTGATGGCGATTCCGGCGAATAGCTGGCAGTGGGTGCTGGCCGGTTTCGTGGTGTTCCGCATATTCGATATGTGGAAGCCCTGGCCGATCCGCTGGTTCGATCGCAACGTGCACGGCGGCATGGGGATTATGGTGGACGATATTATCGCCGGGGTTATTTCGGCGGCGCTGCTCTATGCGGCGGGGGTGTGGCTGGGCGCCTGA
- a CDS encoding aldo/keto reductase — MKTTQLGQTDLQVSRLCLGCMTFGEPDRGRHAWTLPEASSRPLIQQALDAGINFFDTANSYSDGSSEEIVGRALKAFARREEIVVATKVYFPLSNLSQGLSRKNIMQSIDDSLKRLDMEYVDLLQIHRWDYETPLEETLEALNDVVKAGKARYIGASSMHAWQFAKAVYTQRQHGWAPFVSMQDQYNLIQREEEREMHPLCQAENIAVLPWSPLARGRLTRPWGEATARTASDEYGKTLYSATEENDAAIAQRVEAIAAQKGVSRAQVALAWLLHKPAVTAPIIGASRAEQLADLVKAVEVDLGAEEIAELETVYQPHPVVGFE, encoded by the coding sequence ATGAAAACCACCCAGTTAGGCCAGACCGACCTTCAGGTTTCCCGTCTCTGTCTCGGCTGTATGACCTTTGGCGAGCCGGATCGCGGTCGTCACGCCTGGACGCTGCCGGAAGCGAGCAGCCGACCGCTGATCCAGCAGGCGCTGGATGCGGGCATTAACTTTTTCGATACGGCGAACAGCTATTCCGACGGCAGCAGCGAAGAGATCGTCGGCCGCGCGCTAAAGGCGTTCGCGCGGCGCGAGGAGATCGTGGTCGCCACCAAGGTCTACTTCCCGCTCAGCAATCTGTCGCAGGGCCTGTCGCGCAAAAATATTATGCAGTCGATTGACGACAGCCTGAAGCGCCTGGATATGGAGTATGTCGATCTGCTGCAGATCCATCGCTGGGATTATGAGACGCCGCTGGAAGAGACGCTGGAAGCGCTGAACGACGTGGTGAAAGCGGGCAAAGCGCGCTATATCGGCGCCTCCTCAATGCACGCCTGGCAGTTTGCTAAGGCGGTCTATACCCAGCGCCAGCACGGCTGGGCGCCGTTCGTCAGCATGCAGGATCAGTACAACCTGATCCAGCGCGAAGAGGAGCGCGAGATGCACCCGCTCTGTCAGGCGGAGAATATCGCCGTGCTGCCCTGGAGCCCGCTGGCGCGCGGCAGGCTGACGCGTCCCTGGGGCGAAGCCACCGCGCGTACCGCCTCGGACGAGTATGGTAAAACCCTCTATAGCGCGACGGAAGAGAACGATGCGGCGATTGCGCAGCGCGTTGAGGCGATTGCCGCACAGAAAGGGGTAAGCCGCGCGCAGGTGGCCCTCGCCTGGCTGCTGCATAAGCCCGCCGTTACCGCGCCGATTATCGGCGCATCGCGCGCTGAACAGCTGGCGGATCTGGTGAAGGCGGTTGAGGTCGATCTAGGCGCCGAGGAGATTGCCGAGCTGGAGACGGTTTATCAGCCTCATCCAGTGGTAGGCTTTGAATAG
- the thiL gene encoding thiamine-phosphate kinase: MSCGEFELIARYFNRRTRSRRDVETGIGDDCALMSVPEKQTLAISTDTLVAGVHFLRDIHPADLGYKALAVNLSDLAAMGADPAWLTLALTLPEVDEEWLKAFSESLFELLEYYDMQLVGGDTTRGPLSMTLGIHGLVPQGRALKRAGAKPGDWLYVTGTLGDSAAGLSLLQHHHRIQDPAVHEALIKRHLRPMPRILQGQALRSLASAAIDISDGLISDLGHILKASGCGARLNLEALPLSSALRDHFAPEQVLRWALSGGEDYELCFTVPEMNRGALDVALGHLGVPFTCIGQLMPEAEGLTLLEHGKPVTFNHKGFDHFDAK; this comes from the coding sequence ATGTCCTGTGGCGAATTCGAACTCATCGCACGCTATTTCAATCGCAGAACCCGCAGCCGCCGCGACGTCGAGACCGGCATCGGCGACGACTGCGCGCTGATGAGCGTGCCGGAGAAACAGACGCTGGCGATCAGCACCGATACGCTGGTGGCGGGCGTCCACTTTTTACGCGATATCCATCCTGCCGATCTCGGCTATAAGGCGCTGGCGGTTAACCTGAGCGATCTGGCGGCCATGGGCGCCGATCCGGCGTGGCTGACGCTGGCGCTGACGCTGCCGGAGGTCGACGAAGAGTGGCTGAAAGCCTTTAGCGAAAGCCTGTTCGAGCTGCTGGAGTATTACGATATGCAGCTGGTAGGCGGCGACACCACGCGCGGTCCGCTGAGCATGACGCTCGGCATCCACGGCCTGGTGCCGCAGGGCCGCGCGCTGAAGCGCGCCGGCGCGAAGCCGGGCGACTGGCTCTACGTGACCGGTACGCTGGGCGACAGCGCTGCGGGCCTGTCGCTGCTGCAGCATCACCATCGCATCCAGGATCCGGCGGTGCACGAGGCGCTGATTAAGCGCCACCTGCGGCCGATGCCGCGCATCCTGCAGGGGCAGGCGCTGCGCTCGCTGGCGTCGGCGGCGATCGACATTTCCGACGGCCTGATTTCCGATCTCGGCCATATCCTTAAAGCGAGCGGCTGCGGCGCGCGGCTCAATCTGGAGGCGCTGCCGCTGTCATCGGCGCTGCGCGACCATTTTGCCCCTGAGCAGGTGCTGCGCTGGGCGCTGAGCGGCGGCGAAGATTACGAGCTCTGCTTTACCGTGCCGGAGATGAACCGCGGCGCGCTCGACGTCGCGCTGGGCCACCTTGGCGTGCCCTTTACCTGCATCGGGCAGCTGATGCCTGAAGCCGAGGGACTGACGCTGCTGGAGCACGGCAAGCCGGTTACTTTCAACCATAAAGGATTTGACCATTTTGACGCGAAATAA
- the ispA gene encoding (2E,6E)-farnesyl diphosphate synthase: MDFIHLLSLYPERANAALSRLLAPLPFQSSPLVNAMRYGALLGGKRLRPFLVYATGEMFNADPTSLDAPAAAVECIHAYSLIHDDLPAMDDDALRRGQPTCHIKYGEDTAILAGDALQTLAFSILADEPMPGVSDASRIAMIAELARASGVAGMCGGQALDLAAEGQRVGLEQLEQIHRHKTGALIRAAVRLGALAAGERGRAALPALDTYADAIGLAFQVQDDILDVVGDSAVTGKKQGADQDLDKSTYPSLLGLDNARAKARELHQQALSALDILAAQSLDTTALQALASFIIERDK, from the coding sequence ATGGATTTTATTCACCTGCTGAGCCTTTATCCGGAACGGGCTAACGCCGCGCTGTCTCGCTTACTCGCGCCGCTTCCCTTTCAGAGTTCTCCTCTGGTTAACGCCATGCGTTATGGGGCATTATTGGGCGGTAAACGCCTGCGTCCCTTTCTGGTCTACGCTACCGGCGAGATGTTCAACGCGGATCCGACGAGCCTTGACGCGCCCGCCGCTGCCGTGGAATGCATTCACGCCTACTCCCTGATCCATGATGACCTGCCAGCGATGGATGATGACGCGTTGCGTCGCGGCCAGCCGACCTGTCATATCAAGTATGGCGAAGATACCGCGATACTTGCCGGCGACGCGCTGCAGACGCTGGCGTTCTCTATTCTGGCCGACGAGCCGATGCCGGGCGTCAGCGACGCCAGCCGCATTGCGATGATCGCCGAACTGGCGCGCGCCAGCGGCGTGGCGGGCATGTGCGGCGGCCAGGCGCTCGACTTAGCGGCGGAAGGCCAGCGCGTCGGGCTGGAACAGCTGGAGCAGATTCACCGCCATAAAACCGGCGCGCTTATCCGCGCCGCCGTGCGCCTCGGCGCGTTAGCGGCGGGCGAGCGCGGGCGCGCTGCGCTGCCGGCGCTGGATACCTACGCCGACGCCATCGGCCTCGCGTTTCAGGTACAGGACGATATTCTTGACGTCGTCGGCGACAGCGCGGTTACCGGCAAAAAACAGGGTGCCGATCAGGATCTCGATAAAAGCACCTATCCGTCGCTGCTGGGGCTTGATAACGCCCGAGCGAAAGCCAGGGAGCTTCACCAGCAGGCGCTGAGCGCGCTGGATATTCTTGCGGCGCAATCGTTAGACACCACAGCATTGCAGGCGCTGGCAAGCTTCATAATTGAACGCGACAAATAA
- the yajL gene encoding protein deglycase YajL, whose product MTENRPVLVCLAHGSEETEAVTTIDLLVRGGLKVVTASVESDGAREIVCSRGVRLLADAPLVEVADEDYAAIVLPGGLKGAETFRDSPLLVETVRQFHLSGRIVAAICAAAGTVLVPHDLFPVGNMTGFPGLKETIPAEKWMERRVVWDPRVNLLTSQGPGTAMDFALKLIDLLAGKEKAAEVASQLVLAAGIYDYSE is encoded by the coding sequence ATGACCGAGAACAGGCCGGTTCTGGTTTGCCTGGCACATGGCAGTGAAGAGACCGAGGCGGTCACCACTATTGATTTGCTGGTGCGCGGCGGCCTGAAAGTCGTTACCGCCAGCGTAGAGAGCGACGGCGCGCGTGAAATCGTCTGCTCGCGCGGCGTGCGCCTGCTGGCGGATGCGCCGCTGGTAGAGGTGGCCGATGAGGACTATGCGGCGATCGTGCTGCCGGGCGGCCTGAAAGGCGCGGAGACCTTCCGCGACAGCCCGCTGCTGGTGGAAACCGTGCGCCAGTTTCATCTCTCCGGCCGTATCGTCGCGGCGATCTGCGCAGCGGCGGGCACGGTGCTGGTGCCGCACGATCTCTTTCCGGTGGGCAACATGACCGGCTTCCCCGGCTTAAAAGAGACCATCCCAGCGGAGAAGTGGATGGAAAGGCGCGTGGTGTGGGATCCGCGCGTCAACCTGCTCACCAGCCAGGGGCCGGGCACGGCAATGGATTTTGCGCTTAAGCTGATCGATCTGCTGGCAGGAAAAGAGAAAGCGGCAGAAGTGGCCTCCCAGCTGGTGCTGGCGGCGGGCATCTACGATTACAGCGAGTAA
- the panE gene encoding 2-dehydropantoate 2-reductase produces MKITVLGCGAIGQIWLAALARQGHEVQGWLRVPQPYCSVNVIDYQGQVSNNTFIANDPLFLADSQLLLVTLKAPQVSPAVRNLQSVLSDDCPVLLLHNGMGTLEELKGLSQPLLRGITTHAAMRDGTVIKHVASGITHIGPANRKSAAFSDLADILHAALPDVAWHDNIAAACWRKLAVNCIINPLTVEHDCQNGALRAWPQQIDQLCQELSWVMEREGQHITADSLRDIVYNVIETTAANTSSMLQDVRAQRLTEIDYISGFLLRRARAQGIAVPENTRLYELVKRKESHYDREQAGSGLPGTWQ; encoded by the coding sequence ATGAAAATTACCGTGTTGGGTTGCGGTGCTATTGGTCAGATCTGGCTCGCCGCTCTGGCGCGCCAGGGCCATGAGGTGCAGGGATGGCTGCGCGTGCCGCAGCCCTACTGTTCCGTCAACGTAATTGATTACCAGGGCCAGGTGAGCAACAACACCTTTATCGCCAACGACCCGCTCTTCCTCGCCGACAGCCAGCTGCTGCTGGTGACGCTTAAGGCGCCGCAGGTTTCGCCCGCGGTGCGCAACCTGCAGAGCGTGCTGTCAGACGATTGCCCGGTGCTGCTGCTGCACAACGGCATGGGCACGCTGGAAGAGCTAAAAGGCCTGAGCCAGCCGCTGCTGCGCGGCATTACCACGCACGCGGCGATGCGCGACGGCACGGTGATCAAGCATGTCGCCAGCGGCATTACCCATATCGGCCCGGCAAACCGCAAAAGTGCGGCCTTCAGCGATCTCGCCGATATCCTGCACGCAGCGCTGCCGGACGTCGCCTGGCATGACAATATCGCCGCCGCCTGCTGGCGCAAGCTGGCGGTCAACTGCATCATCAATCCGCTCACCGTAGAGCACGACTGCCAGAACGGCGCGCTGCGCGCCTGGCCGCAGCAAATCGACCAGCTCTGCCAGGAGCTGAGCTGGGTGATGGAGCGCGAGGGCCAGCATATTACCGCCGACAGCCTGCGGGATATTGTCTACAACGTGATTGAAACCACCGCGGCCAATACCTCCTCGATGCTGCAGGACGTACGCGCGCAGCGCCTGACTGAAATCGACTATATCTCCGGCTTCCTGCTGCGACGCGCGCGCGCGCAGGGCATCGCCGTGCCGGAAAATACCCGCCTTTATGAGCTAGTAAAACGCAAGGAGTCCCATTATGACCGAGAACAGGCCGGTTCTGGTTTGCCTGGCACATGGCAGTGA
- the adhP gene encoding alcohol dehydrogenase AdhP yields the protein MKMMKAAVVKAFGAPLVIEQVPVPEVGAGQVLVKIAATGVCHTDLHAAEGDWPVKPVPPFIPGHEGVGEVVAVGPNVTHLKLGDRVGVPWLYSACGHCEHCLDSWETLCHEQQNAGYSVNGSFAEYCLADANYVGILPDNLEYADVAPILCAGVTVYKGLKMTEARPGNWVVISGIGGLGHLAVQYAVAMGLNVAAVDVDDEKLAFAQRLGASVVVNARKDDPAKVFHAQFGGAHAALVTAVSPAAFEQAIGTLRRGGTMVLNGLPPGKFDLSIFDMVLDGITVRGSIVGTRKDLQEALDFAGRHKVKATIAVEPLSNINSIFERMHAGKIEGRIVVDMSL from the coding sequence ATGAAAATGATGAAAGCTGCCGTGGTTAAGGCGTTTGGTGCACCGCTGGTTATTGAGCAGGTGCCGGTACCAGAAGTTGGCGCAGGACAGGTGCTGGTCAAAATTGCCGCGACCGGCGTTTGCCATACCGATCTTCATGCGGCAGAGGGCGACTGGCCCGTTAAACCCGTGCCGCCTTTTATTCCCGGTCATGAAGGGGTTGGCGAGGTTGTGGCCGTCGGGCCGAACGTTACTCATCTTAAGCTGGGCGATCGCGTTGGCGTGCCCTGGCTCTATTCGGCGTGCGGCCACTGCGAGCACTGTCTCGATAGCTGGGAGACGCTCTGTCATGAGCAGCAGAATGCGGGCTACTCGGTTAACGGCAGCTTTGCGGAGTATTGTCTGGCCGATGCCAACTACGTCGGCATTCTGCCCGATAACCTTGAGTATGCCGACGTGGCGCCGATCCTCTGCGCCGGGGTGACGGTCTATAAAGGGCTGAAAATGACGGAAGCCAGACCTGGAAACTGGGTGGTGATTTCCGGTATCGGGGGGCTGGGTCACCTGGCGGTGCAGTATGCGGTGGCGATGGGGCTTAACGTGGCTGCGGTAGACGTGGACGATGAGAAGCTGGCTTTTGCGCAGCGTCTCGGTGCCAGCGTGGTGGTGAACGCACGTAAAGACGATCCGGCGAAGGTGTTCCACGCGCAGTTTGGCGGCGCACATGCCGCGCTGGTCACCGCCGTGTCGCCAGCGGCCTTTGAACAGGCGATTGGCACGCTGCGGCGCGGCGGAACCATGGTGCTTAACGGGCTGCCGCCGGGCAAGTTCGATCTCTCTATCTTTGATATGGTACTGGACGGTATCACGGTGCGTGGCTCTATCGTGGGGACCCGAAAAGATTTGCAGGAGGCGCTCGATTTTGCCGGACGGCATAAGGTGAAAGCGACCATTGCCGTCGAGCCGCTGAGTAATATCAACTCCATCTTTGAACGTATGCACGCCGGAAAAATTGAGGGGCGGATCGTGGTGGATATGTCACTTTAA
- the nusB gene encoding transcription antitermination factor NusB, translating to MKPAARRRARECAVQALYSWQLSNNDIADVEYQFLAEQDVKDVDITYFRELLSGVATNSAYLDGLMKPYLSRQLEELGQVEKAILRISLYELSKRADVPYKVAINEGIELAKVFGAEDSHKFVNGVLDKAAPQIRPNRK from the coding sequence GTGAAACCTGCTGCTCGTCGCCGCGCCCGCGAGTGCGCTGTCCAGGCGCTCTACTCCTGGCAGTTGTCTAACAACGACATTGCCGATGTGGAATACCAGTTTCTGGCGGAACAGGACGTCAAAGACGTCGACATTACCTATTTCCGCGAACTGCTGTCCGGTGTGGCGACCAACAGCGCGTATCTGGATGGGCTGATGAAACCTTACCTGTCGCGCCAGCTTGAAGAGCTGGGCCAGGTAGAAAAAGCAATCCTGCGTATTTCGCTGTATGAACTGAGCAAGCGCGCTGATGTGCCCTATAAAGTGGCGATCAACGAAGGTATTGAGCTGGCGAAAGTATTTGGCGCTGAAGACAGCCATAAGTTCGTCAACGGCGTGCTGGATAAAGCCGCCCCACAAATCAGACCCAATCGCAAATAA
- the dxs gene encoding 1-deoxy-D-xylulose-5-phosphate synthase has protein sequence MSFDIAKYPTLAQASTVEELRSLPKESLPALCDELRQYLLDSVSRSSGHFASGLGVVELTVALHYVYNTPFDHLVWDVGHQAYPHKILTGRRDRIGTIRQKNGLHPFPWRGESEYDVLSVGHSSTSISAGLGMAAAAEREGLGRRTACIIGDGAITAGMAFEAMNHAGDIKPDMLVILNDNEMSISENVGALNNRLAQILSGKTYSRLREGGKRVLGGLPPIKELVKRTEEHLKGMVVPGTLFEELGFNYIGPVDGHDVLTLVATLKNMRSLKGPQFLHIMTKKGKGYAPAEQDPIAWHAVPKFDPASGALPKSAEGLPSYSKIFGSWLCEMAQDDPRLMAITPAMREGSGMVEFSRRYPSQYFDVAIAEQHAVTFAAGMAIGGYKPIVAIYSTFLQRAYDQVIHDVAIQKLPVLFAIDRGGIVGADGQTHQGAFDLAFLRCVPEMVIMTPSDENECRQMLYTGYHYQDGPSAVRYPRGNAVGVELTPLQSLPLGKGVVKRQGEKLAILNFGTLLPAAAEAAEALNATLVDMRFVKPLDEALIAELAQSHESLVTLEEGAIKGGAGSGVNETVMAKRLRVPVLNLGLPDEFIPQGTQDEVRRDYQLDAQGIQQQIRDWLVE, from the coding sequence ATGAGTTTTGATATTGCAAAATACCCGACACTGGCGCAGGCAAGCACCGTAGAGGAGCTGCGTTCTCTCCCGAAAGAGTCGCTTCCGGCGCTGTGCGACGAGCTGCGTCAATATCTGCTGGACAGCGTAAGCCGCTCCAGCGGCCATTTCGCCTCGGGTCTGGGCGTGGTCGAGCTGACCGTCGCGCTGCATTACGTCTATAACACGCCGTTCGATCATCTGGTGTGGGACGTCGGCCATCAGGCCTATCCCCATAAGATTCTGACCGGTCGCCGCGACCGCATCGGCACCATTCGCCAGAAAAACGGCCTGCACCCTTTTCCGTGGCGCGGCGAGAGTGAATATGACGTGCTGAGCGTCGGCCACTCTTCGACCTCTATCAGCGCCGGACTCGGCATGGCGGCGGCGGCAGAGCGCGAAGGCCTCGGCCGCCGCACCGCCTGCATTATCGGCGACGGTGCCATCACCGCCGGCATGGCGTTTGAGGCGATGAACCACGCCGGCGATATCAAACCCGATATGCTGGTGATCCTTAACGACAACGAGATGTCGATCTCAGAGAACGTTGGCGCGCTGAATAACCGTCTGGCGCAGATCCTTTCCGGCAAGACCTACTCGCGCCTGCGCGAAGGCGGCAAGCGCGTGCTGGGCGGGCTGCCGCCGATTAAAGAGCTGGTGAAGCGCACCGAAGAGCACCTGAAAGGCATGGTGGTGCCGGGCACGCTGTTTGAAGAGTTGGGCTTTAACTATATCGGCCCGGTAGACGGTCACGACGTGCTGACGCTGGTGGCGACGCTGAAAAATATGCGCAGCCTGAAAGGGCCGCAGTTCCTGCATATTATGACCAAAAAGGGCAAAGGCTATGCGCCGGCGGAGCAGGATCCCATCGCCTGGCACGCGGTGCCGAAGTTCGATCCCGCCAGCGGCGCGCTGCCCAAGAGCGCCGAAGGCCTGCCGAGCTACTCCAAAATTTTCGGCAGCTGGCTGTGCGAAATGGCGCAGGACGATCCCAGGCTGATGGCGATCACCCCTGCGATGCGTGAAGGCTCCGGCATGGTGGAGTTCTCCCGTCGCTATCCGTCACAATATTTCGACGTGGCCATCGCCGAGCAGCACGCGGTGACCTTCGCTGCGGGCATGGCGATCGGCGGCTATAAGCCGATCGTGGCGATCTATTCGACCTTTCTGCAGCGCGCTTACGATCAGGTGATCCACGACGTCGCGATCCAGAAGCTGCCGGTGCTGTTCGCCATCGATCGCGGCGGCATCGTCGGCGCTGACGGCCAGACCCACCAGGGCGCGTTCGACCTCGCGTTTCTGCGCTGCGTGCCGGAGATGGTGATTATGACGCCGAGCGACGAGAACGAATGTCGTCAGATGCTCTATACCGGCTATCACTATCAGGACGGGCCGAGCGCGGTGCGCTATCCGCGCGGCAATGCGGTCGGCGTCGAGCTGACGCCGCTGCAGAGTCTGCCGCTGGGCAAAGGCGTGGTGAAACGCCAGGGCGAGAAGCTGGCGATCCTTAACTTCGGCACGCTGCTGCCTGCGGCGGCGGAAGCGGCGGAAGCGCTGAACGCCACCCTGGTGGATATGCGCTTCGTTAAGCCGCTGGATGAGGCGCTAATCGCCGAGCTGGCGCAGAGCCACGAGTCGCTGGTGACGCTGGAAGAAGGCGCCATCAAAGGCGGCGCAGGCAGTGGCGTCAACGAGACGGTAATGGCGAAACGCCTGCGCGTGCCGGTGCTCAACCTCGGTCTGCCGGATGAATTTATTCCGCAGGGCACGCAGGATGAGGTGCGCCGTGACTACCAGCTGGATGCGCAAGGCATTCAGCAGCAGATCCGCGACTGGCTCGTAGAGTAA
- the thiI gene encoding tRNA uracil 4-sulfurtransferase ThiI — MKFIIKLFPEITIKSQSVRLRFIKILTSNIRNVLKTVGEDIAVVRHWDHIVVRSKDEGLRSVIVEELTRIPGIHHVLSVEERSYTDVHDIFEQTLAQYGDSLQNKSFCVRVKRRGKHEFSSQDVERYVGGGLNQHIASAKVQLNKPDVTVHLEIDDDRLLLITGRYEGLGGFPIGTQEDVLSLISGGFDSGVSSYMLLRRGCRVHYCFFNLGGAAHEIGVRQVAHYIWNRFGRSHRVRFVAINFEPVVGEILEKVDDGQMGVVLKRMMVRAASMVAERYGVQALVTGEALGQVSSQTLTNLRLIDNASDTLILRPLISHDKEHIIKVAREIGTEDFASTMPEYCGVISKSPTVKAVKAKIEAEEQNFDFAILQRVVEEASNVDIRDIAEQAEEEVVEVETVDSFGSDDVVLDIRAIDEQEDKPLALQGTEVKSLPFYKLSSQFGDLDQSKTWLLYCDRGVMSKLQALYLHEQGFKNVKVYRP, encoded by the coding sequence ATGAAGTTTATCATCAAGTTATTTCCTGAAATCACCATCAAAAGTCAGTCGGTGCGGTTGCGCTTTATTAAAATTCTCACCAGCAATATCCGCAACGTGCTGAAGACCGTCGGCGAGGATATCGCCGTGGTGCGCCACTGGGATCACATCGTAGTCCGGTCGAAAGACGAAGGGCTGCGCAGCGTGATTGTGGAAGAGCTCACCCGTATTCCCGGTATTCACCATGTGCTCTCGGTCGAAGAGCGCAGCTATACCGACGTGCACGATATTTTCGAGCAGACGCTGGCGCAGTATGGCGACAGCCTGCAGAACAAAAGCTTCTGCGTGCGCGTTAAGCGCCGCGGTAAACATGAGTTTAGCTCGCAGGACGTAGAGCGCTACGTCGGCGGCGGTCTGAATCAGCATATCGCCAGCGCGAAAGTGCAGCTGAACAAGCCGGACGTTACCGTGCATCTCGAAATCGACGACGATCGCCTGCTGTTGATCACCGGCCGCTATGAAGGGCTGGGCGGCTTCCCGATCGGCACCCAGGAAGATGTGCTGTCGCTGATCTCCGGCGGCTTCGACTCCGGCGTCTCCAGCTATATGCTGCTGCGCCGCGGCTGTCGCGTGCACTACTGCTTCTTTAATCTCGGCGGCGCGGCGCACGAAATCGGCGTGCGTCAGGTGGCGCACTATATCTGGAACCGCTTTGGCCGCTCGCATCGCGTGCGCTTTGTGGCGATCAACTTCGAGCCGGTCGTCGGCGAGATTCTGGAAAAAGTGGATGACGGCCAGATGGGCGTGGTACTGAAGCGCATGATGGTGCGCGCCGCGTCGATGGTGGCAGAGCGTTACGGCGTGCAGGCGCTGGTGACCGGCGAAGCGCTGGGCCAGGTCTCCAGCCAGACCCTGACCAACCTGCGCCTGATCGACAACGCCTCCGATACGCTGATCCTGCGTCCGCTGATCTCGCACGATAAAGAGCACATCATTAAGGTGGCGCGCGAAATTGGCACTGAAGATTTCGCCAGCACCATGCCGGAATATTGCGGCGTGATCTCAAAGAGCCCGACGGTGAAAGCGGTCAAGGCGAAGATTGAGGCGGAAGAGCAGAATTTTGACTTCGCGATTCTGCAGCGCGTGGTGGAAGAGGCGAGCAACGTCGATATCCGCGATATCGCCGAGCAGGCTGAAGAGGAGGTGGTGGAAGTGGAAACCGTTGACTCGTTCGGCAGCGACGACGTGGTGCTGGATATCCGCGCCATCGACGAGCAGGAAGATAAGCCGCTGGCGCTGCAGGGCACCGAGGTGAAATCGCTGCCGTTCTATAAGCTCAGCAGCCAGTTCGGCGATCTCGACCAGAGCAAAACCTGGCTGCTCTACTGCGATCGCGGCGTGATGAGCAAGCTACAGGCGCTCTATCTGCACGAGCAGGGCTTTAAAAACGTGAAGGTCTATCGTCCGTAA